A part of Rhodamnia argentea isolate NSW1041297 chromosome 8, ASM2092103v1, whole genome shotgun sequence genomic DNA contains:
- the LOC115755730 gene encoding F-box/kelch-repeat protein At3g06240-like codes for MAGLPDEITTEILLRLPAKSLVRFRCVSRFWNSLLTSTSFVEAYSDRSSRLGHKYLLKYNRNDSSRNENDYTQSEIFLWNPSTNERRRLPQPRFFVSELIGFGFDPSPSGGCVGDFKVVNIRMEGGFFMSRCSQEEVYSLRRNSWKRISSVFPCGIDPKCSGNQVVFGNFVCWSYQYDASLVLFDLVEEVFHQMVLPSSMRAVTEHISLLDGRLSLIAWKRSCHSREMWIMEEFCAAEPWTKLYTIDLSSTSSSILRYSPLGFAGSRSVLFVKSSSSGERVVSFNVETAQFEELEVEDDSVKSCRLVTYTHSLGFSSEH; via the exons ATGGCAGGCCTCCCAGACGAAATAACGACGGAGATCCTGTTGCGTCTCCCGGCGAAATCTTTGGTCCGATTCAGGTGCGTGTCCAGATTTTGGAACTCGCTGCTCACCTCGACCTCTTTCGTCGAAGCTTATTCCGATCGATCGTCGAGACTCGGCCACAAGTATCTTCTCAAGTACAATCGCAATGATTCCTCGAGG AATGAAAACGACTACACTCAATCGGAGATATTCCTTTGGAACCCGTCGACCAACGAGCGGAGGCGCCTCCCTCAACCCCGCTTTTTCGTGTCGGAACTGATCGGTTTCGGGTTTGATCCCTCGCCGAGCGGCGGCTGTGTCGGCGATTTCAAGGTGGTCAACATAAGAATGGAAGGTGGGTTCTTCATGAGCCGTTGCTCGCAGGAGGAGGTTTACAGCCTGAGGCGAAATTCTTGGAAGCGGATCAGCAGTGTGTTCCCATGCGGGATCGATCCCAAGTGCTCGGGCAACCAAGTGGTCTTCGGGAACTTCGTGTGCTGGTCATACCAATACGACGCGTCGCTGGTCCTGTTCGATCTTGTCGAGGAGGTCTTCCATCAGATGGTCCTGCCAAGTTCGATGCGTGCGGTGACCGAGCACATATCGTTGTTGGACGGACGTTTGTCCCTGATCGCATGGAAGCGCTCGTGTCACAGTCGTGAGATGTGGATCATGGAAGAGTTTTGCGCTGCCGAGCCCTGGACCAAGCTGTACACGATCGATCTATCTTCGACTTCAAGCTCTATTTTGCGATATTCACCGCTCGGATTTGCAGGCTCTCGAAGCGTTCTCTTCGTCAAGAGCTCCTCCTCCGGTGAGCGTGTGGTTTCCTTCAACGTAGAGACAGCACAGTTTGAAGAACTGGAAGTCGAGGACGATTCAGTCAAGAGCTGTCGGTTGGTTACCTACACACACAGCTTGGGTTTCTCTTCCGAACACTGA
- the LOC115755731 gene encoding inactive protein RESTRICTED TEV MOVEMENT 2-like: MAARSGTGRSPTSSSSRPSYEDIEPKSAEWKEEKSAHILNVHLPGFVKEQIRVTYDDSSRSFNVQGDRPLGDNRFGRLNKDFAIPDNCKMKDMEGKFQDEVLTITIPKEYVSPFFGPKEATTSAQSAPENAPSVTHKPPAISEPPKVPPSVPPPNGKSLEPNRRKETTGKEMKSANDTDDAKKNKTREGKVGEPEKQLLVNVSVAALVLVALGAYVGYNFACPRSAKD; this comes from the exons atggcggCGAGATCGGGAACAGGACGATCACCGACCTCTTCGTCTTCACGACCCAGTTATGAAGACATCGAACCGAAGTCAGCAGagtggaaagaagagaaaagtgcTCATATTTTGAATGTCCATCTTCCAG GTTTCGTTAAGGAGCAGATCAGGGTAACCTACGACGACAGCTCGCGCTCCTTCAATGTCCAAGGAGACCGTCCCCTTGGGGACAACCGGTTCGGCCGTCTCAACAAGGATTTCGCCATCCCGGACAACTGCAAGATGAAGGACATGGAGGGCAAGTTCCAGGATGAGGTGCTCACGATCACAATACCAAAGGAATACGTCTCCCCATTCTTTGGTCCTAAAGAAGCCACCACAAGTGCACAATCAGCACCAGAAAATGCCCCAAGCGTCACTCATAAGCCGCCAGCGATCAGCGAGCCACCAAAGGTACCCCCATCAGTGCCACCGCCGAACGGGAAATCTCTTGAGCCGAATAGGCGGAAAGAAACAACGGGGAAGGAAATGAAGAGTGCCAATGACACTGATGATGCTAAGAAGAATAAGACGAGGGAAGGGAAGGTGGGTGAACCAGAGAAGCAGCTGCTTGTGAATGTGAGTGTGGCGGCTCTTGTGCTTGTGGCACTTGGGGCTTATGTTGGTTACAACTTTGCTTGTCCTAGGTCGGCAAAAGACTAA